In the Deinococcus planocerae genome, GCGGCATCACCGCGTTGGCGGGGGCAAGCAACTTCTCGGCGAAGGCGCCCGTCCCCGTGAAGGCCACGACTCGTTGACCAGGCTGGAGGCCCTGCACCCCTTCTCCCACCGCCGAGACGACTCCGGCAGCCTCCGCCCCCGGCGTGAAGGGGAAGGGCGGCTTGACCTGATAGAGCCCCTGCACCATCAGCGCGTCGGGGTAGTTCACGCCCGCCGCCTCCACGTCGAGGACGACCTCGCCGGGGCCGGGGGTGGGGTCGGGCACGTCCCGGACGGTCAGGGCTTCGGGTTGGTCGAAACGGTCGCAGATCAGGGCGCGCATGGGAAAACCTCCTGGGGATGGGGCAAGAGTGGTCGAGAGTGTGCCCAGTGTACGGTTCCTGCCCCGCCCTGTGAACGCCCGCGTACAAAATTGACGTGTGCGTACACCCGGCCTAAGCTGACGGGACCGAAGCAGCGCAACCTCCCCCCTCCACGCAAAGGAGTGACCCTATGGCCCCCTTCCTGTCCCGCCGCGACCTGCAATTCCAGCTCTACGAGGTGCTCGACACCGCCTCCCTGCCCACGCGACCCCGCTTTGCCGAGCACTCGCGCGAGGTGTACGACGACGTATTGGGCCTCGCCTACAACGTCGCCGACAAGTATTTCGCCAACCACGCCCGCGAGGCGGACCTGAACGAGCCGCATATCGAAGGCGGGAAGGTCAAACTCGTTCCCGCCGCCGCCCAGGCGATGAAGGCCTTCCGCGAGGCGGGCTTTTTCAGCGCCCACGCCGACGAGGAGCTGGGCGGGCTGGGGCTGCCCAACGTGGTCGCGCAGGCCATGCACGCCCACTTCAAGGGGGCGAACATCGGCACGAGCAGCTACCCCTTCCTGACCATCGGCAACGCCAACCTGCAACGCGTTTTCGCCTCGCCCGAGCAGCAGCAGAAATACATGCTCCCCCTCCTCGAAGGCCGCTGGTTCGGCACGATGGCCCTCTCCGAGCCGCACGCGGGGTCGGGCCTGGCGGACATCCGCACCACCGCCACACCGAGGGGAGACGGCACGTACGCGGTCACCGGCACGAAGATGTGGATCTCGGCGGGCGAGCACGAGCTGTCGGAAAACATCATCCACCTCGTCCTGGCGCGCATCAGGGGCGGTCCCTCGGGCGTGAAGGGCATCTCCCTCTTCATCGTGCCGAGATACCGGGTGAACGAGGACGGCAGTGTCGGCGAGTCCAACAACGTCGTCCTGGCGGGCCTGAATCACAAGATGGGCTACCGGGGCACGACGAACACGCTGCTCAACTACGGGGAGGGCGGCGAGACGGTCGGGGAGCTGATCGGGGAGCCCGGCCAGGGCCTGCGGTACATGTTCCACATGATGAACGGAGCCCGCATCGGCGTCGGCATGGGCGCCGTCATGCAGGGGTACGCGGGGTACCTCGCCAGCCTGGAGTACGCCCGTGACCGGCGTCAGGGGCGGCACGCGAGCAACAAGGACCCGGGGAGCGAACCCGTCGCCATCATCGAACACGCCGACGTGCGGCGCCTCCTGCTGCGGCAGAAGAGCTTCGTGGAGGGTGGCCTCGCGCTCGGCCTGTACGCCGCCCACCTGGAGGACGAGATCGAGACCGGGCCGGAGGAGGCGAGGCGGGACAACGAACTCCTCCTCGACCTGCTCACGCCCATCGTCAAGAGCTGGCCCAGCAAGTACAGCCAGGAGGCGCTGAGCGACGCGATCCAGGTCATGGGCGGCGCTGGGTACACCCGTGACTACCCGGTCGAGATGTACTACCGCGATAACCGCCTCAACCCCATTCACGAGGGCACGGAAGGGATTCAGGGCAACGACCTCCTGGGCCGCAAGGTGTCGCAGGCGGGCGGGCGGGGGCTTCAGGTGCTGCTCGAAAAGATGCAGGCCGACCTGCGGGCGTCCGAGGGCCTGGAGGGACTCGACGAGATTCGCACGGCGCTGCACCAGGCCGTTGCTCAGAGCACCGGGGCGTTGCGGGCCATCCTCACCCAGGCCCCTGAACTCGGCCCCGACCTCTTCCTGGCGAATGCGAACAGCGCCCTGGAGATGTTCGGGCACACCGTCGTCGGCTGGATGTGGCTGCGGCAGGCCATCGCCGCCGCCCGCCAGCTCCCCGGGGCGCGGGGCGACGACGCCGACTTCTACCGGGGCAAGCTCCAGGCCGCCCGCTTCTTCGCCACCCACGAACTGCCGAAGGTGCAGGCGCACGCGGACCTGCTGGCAAGCGCGGACAGGACGACGTTCGAGATGCAGGGGGCGTGGTTTTAGTGGAGCGGTCTGCCCTCAGCTCTCAGCCGTCAGCCCAGCAGGATTTTCACCGGGTCGCGGTGGGGGGTAGAAACCTCGCCTATCTGGAGGTTTCTCCGTCTCATCCGCGCGCCAACGTCCTCTTCCTCGCGTGGCTGGGCGGCTCGCGGCTGGGGTGGGAGGGGGTGGTGGGGGAGATCGGGCAGGAAGACCGCGCCCTCGCCCCCGACCACCGCGATACCGGCGACTCCGACCCCTTCGAGGACGCTTTCACGCTCGCCGACCTCGCCGATGACGCCGCCGAGTTTCTGCGGGAGGTGGCCGCCGCGCCCGCCTTCGTCGTTGGGCTGAGCATGGGAGGGATGGTCGCGCAGCACCTCGCGCTGCGGCACCCGGACCTCGTGCGCGGGTTGGTGCTCGTCTCCACGACGCCTGGTGGGGCGGACACGACTCCGGCCACCGAGCGGGGGCGTGCGGCCCTCTTCCTGCCCGCCGACATGGAAGCGCGGGAACGGGCGCGGCAGGCGCTGACGCTGATGACGCACGACGGGTTCATCGAAGCCAATCCTGGACTGCTCGACCTCGCCGCCCGCCACGCCGAGCGCCATCCCATGAGCGAGGAGAGCTTCAAGCGGCAGTTCCGGGCGATCCGGGCGCACGACATCACGCAAGGGCTCGCCCGCCTCAACGTCCCCACCCTCGTGCTGCACGGCGAATTGGACGACCTGATCCCCCTGCCGAACGCCGAGCGGCTGGCGGCAGGTATCCCCGGTGCCCAGTTGCGCGTCTACCCGGGAACCGGGCACATGCCGCACCTCGAACGCCCGCAGGAGTTTCTGTCGGACCTGCGCGGGTTTTTGCAAGAACAGACAGGTTAACCCCAGCTCACTGTCCGCCGACGTTCAGAATTGACGTGTACGTACACTTTCCCTATGGTGGGAGGTACGGCTCTAACCCGGCACAACTCAACCCCGGAGGCACCCTCTATGGCACTCAAGGAACTCTTCGACCTGACCGGCAAAGTCGCCCTGATCACCGGGGGCTCGCGCGGCCTCGGCCTGCAAATCGCGGAGGGGCTGGGCGAGTACGGCGCGACCGTCGTCCTGACCGCCCGCAAGGGGAACGAACTCGACGAGGCGAAGGCCCACCTGGAGGGCCTAGGGATCAAGGCCCACGTCTACCAGAACGACCTCTCCCAGTTCGAGACCATCGAGCCCCTCGTGGAGCGCATCGTCTCGGAGGTCGGTCCCATCCACATCCTCGTGAACAACGCCGGGGCCACCTGGGGCGCACCTGCCGAGGAGCACCCCTTCGAGGCGTGGCTGAAGGTGATCAACCTCAACGTCAACGGCCTCTTCCTCCTCACGCAGGCGGTGGGGAAGCGGTGCATGATCCCCGCCCGCGCGGGCCGCGTGGTGAACGTCGCCTCGGTCGCCGGGCTCAAGGGCAACAGCCCGCGCATGGCCGGAACGGTCGCCTACAACACGTCGAAGGGGGCGGTCGTCAACCTCACCCGCGCGCTCGCCTCGGAGTGGGCGAAGTACGACATCACCGTCAACTCGATCTGCCCGGGCTACTTCCCCACCAAGATGACGAAGGGCACCATCGCCTACGGGGAGGAGACCATCCTCGGCAGCACGCCCCTGGGCCGTCTCGGCGGGCCCGAAGACCTCAAGGGCCTCGCCCTGCTGCTCTCCAGCGATGCCAGCGCCTACATGACCGGGCAGAACATCGCGGTGGACGGCGGGGTGACGGCGATTTGAATGGAGCAGTCAGCCGTCGGCAATACAAGCTGAGAGCTGACGGCTGACTGCTCCAAAGGAGGCACCATGACCGCCCTTCCCCTTCCCGACCTCCGCTCCCGCATCGGCCAGGAGATCGCCTTATCTGACTGGGTGACTGTCACGCAGGAGATGGTCAACAGGTTTGCGGACGCGACCGGCGACCACCAGTTCATCCACGTGGACCCCGAGCGGGCGGCGCAGACCCCTTTCGGCGGACCCATCGCGCACGGCTTCCTGACCCTCTCGCTGCTGGCGGGGCACTTCATGACCCACGGCGGCTCTCCCCGGCTGGAGGGGGCGCGGATGGTCGTGAACTACGGCCTCAACCGCGTGCGCTTCATCTCGCCCGTGCCCGTGGGAAGTCGCCTGCGCAACCGTGGAACGCTGGTCGGCGTGGAGGACGGCAGCGGCTACGCCCAGCTCACCGTCGCCAACACCATCGAGATCGAGGGCAGTGAAAGACCCGCGGCGACGGCGGAGACGGTGATGCGGGTGTACCTATGACGACGCTCGACGGAACCGACGCGATTGCCTTTGCCCAGAGTGTCCTCGACTCCCAGCCCTTCAGCGTGCTTGTGGGAGCCAGGGTCGAGGAAATGTCGCCTGCGGGCGTGGTCGTGCGGGTGCCCTTCCGGCAGGAGATCACCCAGCACCACGGCTTCGCGCACGGGGGCGTGCAGGCGGCGCTGGCCGACATCGCCCTCACCTTCATGGGGGCGGCGGCGCTGGGGCCGAGTGTGCTGACCTCCGAGTTCAAAATCAACTTCGTGAAGCCTGGCGTCGGTGAGGCGCTCGTCGCTCGGGGCAGCGTGCTCAGCGCCGGGAAGCGGCAGGCCGTCACCCGCTGCGACATCTTCGCCGTGCAGGGAGACGAGGAGCGGCTGGTCGCCACCGCACTCGGCACCATCGTCACGGCGGACGTGCCTCCGGCGGGGGGAGGGACGTGACCCCATGACCGCCCCCGACCCCTCCACCCTCACCCGTGACCTGCTCGAACGCGCCATCGAGACGAGCGAGTTTACGCGGTTCATGGGCACGCGCCTCAGCCACTTCGAGAACGGGCGGGTCGAGATCGAGATCGACCTCAAGCCCATCCTCACCCAGCACCACGGCTACGCGCACGGGGCGGTGATCGGCTACCTCGCGGACACCGTGAGCGCGTGGGCCGCCGCCTCGGTCGCCGGGGACGTGGTGACCGCCGAGTACAAGCTCAACCTGCTCGCCCCCGCGAAGGGAGAGACGCTGTGGGCACGCGGGGAGGTCCTGCGCGCGG is a window encoding:
- a CDS encoding acyl-CoA dehydrogenase; its protein translation is MAPFLSRRDLQFQLYEVLDTASLPTRPRFAEHSREVYDDVLGLAYNVADKYFANHAREADLNEPHIEGGKVKLVPAAAQAMKAFREAGFFSAHADEELGGLGLPNVVAQAMHAHFKGANIGTSSYPFLTIGNANLQRVFASPEQQQKYMLPLLEGRWFGTMALSEPHAGSGLADIRTTATPRGDGTYAVTGTKMWISAGEHELSENIIHLVLARIRGGPSGVKGISLFIVPRYRVNEDGSVGESNNVVLAGLNHKMGYRGTTNTLLNYGEGGETVGELIGEPGQGLRYMFHMMNGARIGVGMGAVMQGYAGYLASLEYARDRRQGRHASNKDPGSEPVAIIEHADVRRLLLRQKSFVEGGLALGLYAAHLEDEIETGPEEARRDNELLLDLLTPIVKSWPSKYSQEALSDAIQVMGGAGYTRDYPVEMYYRDNRLNPIHEGTEGIQGNDLLGRKVSQAGGRGLQVLLEKMQADLRASEGLEGLDEIRTALHQAVAQSTGALRAILTQAPELGPDLFLANANSALEMFGHTVVGWMWLRQAIAAARQLPGARGDDADFYRGKLQAARFFATHELPKVQAHADLLASADRTTFEMQGAWF
- a CDS encoding alpha/beta fold hydrolase, translated to MGGRNLAYLEVSPSHPRANVLFLAWLGGSRLGWEGVVGEIGQEDRALAPDHRDTGDSDPFEDAFTLADLADDAAEFLREVAAAPAFVVGLSMGGMVAQHLALRHPDLVRGLVLVSTTPGGADTTPATERGRAALFLPADMEARERARQALTLMTHDGFIEANPGLLDLAARHAERHPMSEESFKRQFRAIRAHDITQGLARLNVPTLVLHGELDDLIPLPNAERLAAGIPGAQLRVYPGTGHMPHLERPQEFLSDLRGFLQEQTG
- a CDS encoding SDR family oxidoreductase, with the protein product MALKELFDLTGKVALITGGSRGLGLQIAEGLGEYGATVVLTARKGNELDEAKAHLEGLGIKAHVYQNDLSQFETIEPLVERIVSEVGPIHILVNNAGATWGAPAEEHPFEAWLKVINLNVNGLFLLTQAVGKRCMIPARAGRVVNVASVAGLKGNSPRMAGTVAYNTSKGAVVNLTRALASEWAKYDITVNSICPGYFPTKMTKGTIAYGEETILGSTPLGRLGGPEDLKGLALLLSSDASAYMTGQNIAVDGGVTAI
- a CDS encoding MaoC family dehydratase — encoded protein: MTALPLPDLRSRIGQEIALSDWVTVTQEMVNRFADATGDHQFIHVDPERAAQTPFGGPIAHGFLTLSLLAGHFMTHGGSPRLEGARMVVNYGLNRVRFISPVPVGSRLRNRGTLVGVEDGSGYAQLTVANTIEIEGSERPAATAETVMRVYL
- a CDS encoding PaaI family thioesterase, which produces MTTLDGTDAIAFAQSVLDSQPFSVLVGARVEEMSPAGVVVRVPFRQEITQHHGFAHGGVQAALADIALTFMGAAALGPSVLTSEFKINFVKPGVGEALVARGSVLSAGKRQAVTRCDIFAVQGDEERLVATALGTIVTADVPPAGGGT
- a CDS encoding PaaI family thioesterase; amino-acid sequence: MTAPDPSTLTRDLLERAIETSEFTRFMGTRLSHFENGRVEIEIDLKPILTQHHGYAHGAVIGYLADTVSAWAAASVAGDVVTAEYKLNLLAPAKGETLWARGEVLRAGRRQVVVRADVYARSGGEDTLVAAALATISPVGGRPGREEKA